The following proteins are encoded in a genomic region of Methanoculleus bourgensis MS2:
- a CDS encoding fibrillarin-like rRNA/tRNA 2'-O-methyltransferase, whose protein sequence is MIRLGNVLVSPGEGGVYGERMLEGYRVWDPYRSKFAAYYLLGGGLDLTPGMRVLYLGAANGTTVSHVADYVETVYAVEFAPRPMQDLLEVARRRKNIVPIMADANRPDAYAPFMEAVDLVYQDVAQPNQVEIAEKNLVFLKPGGHLVLMLKTRSVDVRRDPADVVAEARAGLEQHLDVVEVRWLEPYHHDHAAIVCSRRG, encoded by the coding sequence ATGATCCGGCTCGGGAACGTCCTGGTCTCCCCCGGTGAGGGCGGGGTCTACGGGGAGCGGATGCTTGAGGGCTACCGGGTCTGGGACCCCTACCGGAGCAAGTTCGCCGCGTACTACCTGCTCGGCGGCGGGCTGGACCTCACCCCCGGGATGCGGGTGCTCTACCTTGGTGCGGCGAACGGAACGACGGTCTCACATGTCGCCGATTATGTCGAGACCGTCTACGCGGTTGAGTTTGCGCCCCGGCCGATGCAGGACCTCCTCGAGGTGGCCCGCCGGAGGAAGAATATTGTCCCGATCATGGCTGACGCGAACCGGCCCGATGCGTATGCGCCGTTCATGGAGGCGGTCGACCTGGTCTACCAGGACGTGGCACAGCCAAACCAGGTCGAGATCGCGGAGAAGAACCTCGTCTTCCTCAAGCCGGGGGGGCATCTGGTCCTGATGCTCAAGACGCGGAGCGTAGATGTCAGACGCGACCCGGCCGATGTGGTGGCTGAGGCCCGGGCCGGGCTTGAGCAGCACCTCGATGTGGTGGAGGTCAGGTGGCTTGAGCCCTACCATCACGACCACGCCGCGATCGTCTGCTCCCGCCGGGGATAA
- a CDS encoding DUF1614 domain-containing protein, with translation MDRVVFNPFSPLMLLFLFGLLILFGLAIILFPILFLTAIGATFTKLGFSWREALLILVLTLAGSFINIPVRTLESRAAPAYDRYVAMYGRLYRIPQPVRRTVLAVNVGGALIPLAISLYLLYDSVVLTGGYLLLELALAGVAVVTVVTKLVAQPVPGLGIATPFFIPPLAALFAALILSLFAGGVPEAAVIIAYVSGTLGTLIGADLLNLNHIAELGAPMASIGGAGTFDGIFLSGVIAALLA, from the coding sequence ATGGACCGGGTAGTCTTCAACCCCTTCTCCCCCTTGATGCTCCTCTTCCTCTTCGGGCTGCTCATACTCTTTGGGCTTGCTATCATCCTCTTTCCGATCCTCTTCCTGACTGCGATCGGGGCGACGTTCACGAAACTCGGGTTCTCCTGGCGGGAGGCGCTCCTGATCCTCGTCCTGACGCTTGCCGGGAGTTTCATCAATATCCCGGTCAGGACGCTCGAGAGCCGGGCTGCACCGGCGTATGACCGCTACGTCGCGATGTACGGGCGGCTCTACCGGATCCCGCAGCCGGTGCGCCGGACGGTCCTTGCGGTCAACGTCGGCGGGGCTCTCATTCCGCTTGCGATATCGCTCTACCTGCTCTATGACTCGGTCGTGCTCACCGGAGGCTACCTGCTGCTCGAACTTGCGCTTGCCGGGGTGGCGGTCGTGACGGTCGTGACGAAGTTAGTCGCCCAGCCGGTGCCCGGCCTCGGGATCGCGACGCCGTTCTTCATACCGCCGCTTGCGGCGCTCTTTGCGGCGCTGATTCTCTCGCTCTTTGCGGGCGGGGTTCCTGAGGCGGCGGTGATCATCGCCTACGTGAGCGGGACGCTCGGGACCCTGATCGGGGCCGACCTCCTCAACCTCAACCATATCGCGGAACTGGGAGCGCCGATGGCGAGTATCGGCGGGGCGGGGACGTTTGATGGGATATTTCTCTCCGGGGTCATCGCGGCGCTTCTGGCGTAG
- a CDS encoding type II toxin-antitoxin system RelE family toxin: MIWRLIILPGAERDFNKIPDPDAQRIKDELYALADEPHPQSHVKKLKGHQSTPVYSLRVGQYRVILVIEGNTMVITVIEVGNRSKIYRKY; encoded by the coding sequence ATGATCTGGCGACTGATCATTCTACCGGGTGCCGAGCGAGATTTCAACAAGATCCCGGATCCTGACGCCCAACGGATTAAAGATGAGCTCTATGCTCTGGCAGACGAGCCGCATCCTCAATCTCACGTTAAGAAACTGAAAGGACACCAGAGCACTCCGGTGTACTCTCTTCGTGTGGGACAGTATCGGGTAATTCTCGTAATCGAGGGTAATACGATGGTTATCACCGTAATAGAGGTCGGAAATCGAAGCAAAATCTACCGGAAGTACTGA
- a CDS encoding DUF7557 family protein, with protein MVTTIQLRPETKSRLDDMKIHPRESYDEALNRLLDMAYDPEPLSEETLKKIEEGIADIRAGRGRPFEEVVRERGLE; from the coding sequence ATGGTTACGACAATCCAACTTCGGCCAGAGACAAAGTCCCGCCTGGATGACATGAAAATCCACCCCCGGGAGAGTTATGACGAGGCACTGAACCGCCTTCTGGACATGGCATATGACCCAGAACCATTAAGCGAAGAGACCTTGAAAAAGATCGAGGAGGGGATTGCAGACATACGAGCTGGTCGGGGTCGCCCCTTCGAGGAGGTTGTTCGGGAACGGGGCCTTGAATGA
- a CDS encoding TIM barrel protein, with translation MPESKPRPYRIGATLRTTDTALLRGFAALYARGCIDHIQVRVIPGKTFSRDLAAIAASGIPATVHAPHHGHGVNPCAPAAYNDRPLTEIKKHIEQAMNQTLEAADALGAETIIIHAGWYEPGGRSAALDEFSRFLDRHFDPRFTLENLPAVFRGRPMLGTTAEELTTLAGGKITRFCLDFAHLYCAANYLKIPYPEALEPFRALNIRHFHLSNTEDGSIADRHLPLDHPGGGLPFHEVVRCIRARPEVPVSLEYRKPAGFYASQVAVFDAIYRR, from the coding sequence ATGCCGGAGAGTAAACCCCGGCCGTATCGCATCGGGGCCACCCTGAGGACGACAGACACCGCACTCCTCAGGGGGTTTGCAGCCCTCTATGCCCGCGGGTGTATCGACCACATCCAGGTCAGGGTCATCCCGGGAAAGACCTTCAGCCGGGACCTCGCGGCAATCGCTGCGTCCGGCATCCCGGCGACCGTCCACGCACCCCACCACGGCCACGGGGTGAACCCCTGCGCCCCGGCGGCCTATAACGACCGGCCGCTCACCGAGATCAAGAAGCATATCGAGCAGGCCATGAACCAGACCCTCGAGGCCGCAGACGCCCTCGGTGCAGAGACGATCATCATCCACGCGGGGTGGTACGAACCGGGAGGACGCTCCGCTGCTCTGGATGAGTTCTCCCGGTTCCTCGACCGCCACTTCGACCCCCGCTTCACCCTCGAAAACCTCCCGGCGGTCTTCCGGGGCCGCCCAATGCTTGGGACCACGGCCGAGGAACTCACAACCCTCGCCGGCGGGAAGATAACGCGGTTCTGCCTCGACTTTGCGCACCTCTACTGTGCTGCAAACTACCTCAAAATCCCCTACCCCGAGGCCCTCGAACCCTTCCGGGCGCTCAACATCCGCCACTTCCACCTCTCAAACACTGAAGATGGCTCCATTGCCGACCGCCACCTCCCGCTCGACCACCCCGGCGGCGGGCTCCCGTTCCACGAGGTCGTGCGGTGCATCCGGGCTCGCCCCGAAGTCCCGGTGAGCCTCGAGTACCGCAAACCCGCCGGGTTCTACGCTTCGCAGGTCGCGGTCTTTGATGCGATCTACCGGAGATAG
- a CDS encoding TIM barrel protein, whose protein sequence is MADYNLGCTVRLDDETTLALLAGLYEERAIDHIQVQAIPLPRPAFKDHLAAVAAAGIPSIIHAPHHSHGVNPCAPAAYDDRPLTEIRKHIEQAMTQTFEAADTLGAETIVLHAGRYLPGEHAAALNEFPRFLDRYFDPRLTLENLPAVYAGYPLLGNDARELAAVAGGRITRFCLDFPHLACTTNHRGLSFAEELERFESLDVTLHHLSNIRRGSITDEHLELDHPNGGLDLVAVFARLRQHKTIPTTLEYKQDSPAVYARQVRVFAGLWEDHAGE, encoded by the coding sequence TTGGCTGACTATAACCTCGGCTGCACCGTGCGGCTCGATGACGAAACAACACTCGCGCTGCTCGCAGGGCTCTACGAAGAGCGCGCAATCGACCACATCCAGGTCCAGGCCATCCCCCTGCCCCGGCCCGCCTTCAAAGACCATCTCGCGGCAGTCGCCGCGGCCGGCATCCCTTCGATCATCCACGCACCCCACCACAGCCACGGGGTGAACCCCTGCGCCCCGGCGGCCTACGACGACCGGCCGCTCACCGAGATCAGGAAGCATATCGAACAGGCCATGACCCAGACCTTCGAGGCCGCAGACACCCTCGGCGCGGAGACGATCGTCCTCCACGCCGGGAGGTACCTTCCTGGGGAGCACGCCGCTGCCCTGAATGAGTTCCCCCGGTTCCTCGACCGCTACTTTGACCCCAGGCTCACCCTCGAAAACCTCCCGGCAGTCTACGCCGGCTACCCCCTGCTCGGCAACGACGCCCGCGAACTCGCGGCAGTCGCCGGCGGGAGGATCACCCGATTCTGCCTCGACTTCCCCCACCTCGCCTGCACCACAAACCACCGCGGCCTCTCGTTCGCTGAGGAACTGGAACGGTTCGAGTCCCTCGACGTGACCCTCCACCACCTCTCAAACATACGACGCGGCTCCATCACCGACGAGCACCTCGAACTCGACCACCCCAACGGCGGGCTCGATCTTGTGGCGGTCTTTGCCCGGCTCCGGCAGCACAAGACTATTCCGACGACGCTCGAGTACAAGCAGGACTCGCCAGCGGTCTACGCCCGGCAGGTGCGGGTCTTTGCCGGGCTCTGGGAGGACCATGCCGGAGAGTAA
- a CDS encoding thymidylate synthase → MRIIRAPTLARAHELAVRTVLEKGWVLETENEEATIECDELALEVAAPESAPMVSPASRFQQRFLDAYAENLLRGSDAKFEYDYHRRLFDWGERLSAEGKDVHVDQVDYIARKLTEAPTTRRAVAITWNPVVDENLDDCPCLQLVQCLLRDGKVEMKVVFRSNDILSAAGSNMYALVHLQKAIADRVGAALGRYTHIALVPHVYYLRDLDDIEPFCKLGTAIQPIPEVCRACRKCPRASRV, encoded by the coding sequence ATGCGGATCATTCGGGCACCAACGCTCGCACGGGCACACGAACTGGCGGTCAGGACCGTCCTTGAGAAGGGGTGGGTGCTGGAGACCGAGAACGAGGAGGCGACGATCGAGTGCGACGAACTCGCGCTCGAGGTGGCCGCGCCGGAGAGCGCTCCGATGGTGAGCCCCGCCTCCCGGTTCCAGCAGCGGTTCCTGGACGCCTACGCCGAAAACCTCCTGCGGGGCTCAGACGCAAAGTTCGAGTACGACTACCATCGAAGGCTCTTCGACTGGGGCGAGCGGCTCAGCGCCGAAGGCAAAGACGTCCACGTCGACCAGGTCGACTACATCGCAAGGAAACTCACCGAGGCCCCGACCACCCGGCGGGCGGTCGCGATCACCTGGAACCCGGTCGTCGACGAGAACCTCGATGACTGCCCCTGCCTGCAGCTCGTCCAGTGCCTGTTGCGGGACGGGAAGGTCGAGATGAAGGTCGTCTTCCGGAGCAACGACATCCTCTCCGCCGCAGGTTCAAACATGTACGCACTGGTGCACCTCCAGAAGGCGATCGCCGACCGGGTCGGCGCAGCCCTCGGGCGCTACACCCACATCGCGCTCGTCCCCCACGTCTACTACCTCCGGGATCTCGACGATATCGAGCCTTTCTGCAAATTGGGCACCGCGATCCAGCCCATTCCCGAGGTCTGCCGGGCCTGCAGGAAGTGCCCCCGGGCATCCCGGGTATGA